The Sporocytophaga myxococcoides genome contains the following window.
ATATAGGCCTGTTGAAATCGAACGTTTGAGGGGCCATGCTGGCGTCTCCCTCAGCAATAACAGCACATTATTTCAAATGAAGCTGCATTAATTGAAATGGAAAAATGTATTTACAAAATTGGGATTAGGATAGACCTGTTGAAATCAAATGTTTGAGATACCATGCTGGCGTCTCCCTCAGCAATAACAGTACATTATTTCAATTGAAGCTACATTAATCGAAAGGGGAAAACGTACTTACAAAATTGGGATTCTGATCGTTCTGTTGAAATCGAACGTTTGAGAGGCTGGCGTCTCCCTCAGCAATAACAGTACATTATTTCAATTGAACCTACATTAATAGAAAGTGAAAAACGTATTTACAAAATTGGAATTTGGATAGGCCTGGTGAAATCGAATGTTAGAGACGCCATGCATGGCGTCTCTACGGGTATTTCCTGTTCTTTCCTTCAGTTAAAATTGTTATATCCAATCCACTTTAAAAACCAGTATAAAACATAATCAACCTAGCTTTTATTTTTTCTGAAATTGAAATAGATTCTGCTAAATATTTTTAAGTCAGTCCGAATCTGTTTTGAAGAAGGAAATATTCCTTCTGGTATATTTGAGGGTAGAAAGTCGTATTTTTAAAGGGATAACTTAATTCCCTGATTTCATTAATGATAAGTGAAGTGCATTAAAATTTAAATTCTAATCATTATGCGAAAATTAATCCGTCCGACATATCCGAAAGAATTTAGTATTGGTCTTCTGTTACTAATATTTATTTTCTCCACCTTTTTGTCACATCAGATATTCGATGTGCCGTTTCTTGAATTAAGCAATAGTAATGTGTATCCGGGAATGATTCTGGTGGGCATTGCGGTGATTATTATGGTATTGATTATCTGGGAGGAGTTTTTGTTTCCGATAAAAATCAAGGAAGTAAATAGCAAGATCGTTTTCAGGAACAGAAGGAATAAGTTAAAAACACAGCTATTTATCTATTTATTTATTCCTGCTATTTTTGGGTTTATTTATTATAAGTATGAAATAAACCAAATTAGATTCTTTCTATGGGCTGCAGTATGTATTATAGCTCCTGTTGTAGAAAAAATTGCTTCCGGTATCAACAACTATAATGACTTCTTAAAGCTTACCAATGATTCAATTGAATTCAGAAACAACAAGAAGGCAGGATCTGTGAAACTGAAAGAGGTACTTCATTTATCATTGGTTAAAGATGAACAAGGAGTCATTAAAAAGATTCAATTGCTAATGTTAAACAATGAAGAGGTAATCATAGATCTGGATGAAATGGAGCTTGAAGTCTATTACGATTCTATCAGTAATTATATTACAAAGCATTATGAACATATGCTGAATAAAACGGATGTTAATAGTTAATCATAAGATTCGATAAAATATATTTAAACCAAACAAAGAAAGCATACTGCTGGGTATGCTTTCTTTGTTTATCTAATTTAAGTAATTTTATTGTTCCTTCTTTTTTAACCTATCAGGATAAAGTACAGCCTTAATCAGATTATTAATATATTTAAATTTACCATAAGCCACATATTTTATTAAAATGTTAAGATGAAAATTTATTGAGATTTTATTTTTATACGTTCATTAATGTATTGTATCTTACTTGTTTTTCTCAATTGTTGATTTGTAAAATCCCTCAGAAAAATTAGTGAATAATGTTTCACTATTGTTTTATTTTGCCTCCGCAACTTTAAATTCCGAGGTATTTATTTTTAGTCATAAAAGTTCTGGTTTAAGTTCTAACACCCATGTTCAGCTTTTCCTTATTTAAACAATTGTAAAATAGAATTTCCCAGGACTGATCATTTTTTTAGCATTTTAAATTGTTGTTAATCAATATTATGTAATTGTTGGAAAATACAGTGTAACAAAGGTTACAAAGTTTGGTCGGCAAGAAACCTAATTTTAGGCTATGACTTTCGTGTGGTAATTTTTTAAAAACTTAAAACAAAATGCTATGAAAAGAAAAAACTAGGGGATGGTTCCTGCTTTATTCTTTTTGGTTATATCTGTAAGCTCCTGTAGTGTCCAGCTCAGGGCGCTTATGGAAATTCCCGAAAGGTACCTAAAGCAACATTGCGAGCCTACAGGAAAGATCCTCTCTGGATTTCCATGATGAGAGATTCTTCGGCAAACTATTATGATGTTTTGCTGGCTTAGACCAATTCCGGAAAAAAATTTCTCTGCAGGGGTTTATGCAGTTACAGTTAAATATAAGGAGGGAAGTTCTGAATCTGTAATAGTTATTAAGAAATAAATCCTTTAGTAAAATTAATCATAGGCACTTCAAAAGTTAATGTTTGAAGTGCATTTACTTAGTACTAATCAATAGGTTCACTTAATATATATATGCCTATAAAGATATGGGCAATATTTGAATACTCATTTTTCATTCTTTTTATTCTAATAATCTCTTAAAAATTCAACAATGATCTTTTTAAAAAGAAATATCAATAAAGGGTTAGGTTTTGCTGTATTTTTTTTCATGATTAATTCAGGAATAAATGCTCAGAAAGTAACTATTACAGATCAGATCAGTCAGACACCACTTGAAGGCGTTTTTATAAGTGATCTTCAAAAGCAGTTTTATACAACCTCTAATTCTAAAGGTCAGGCAGATATTTCCCAGTTTGAACTTTCTGATAGTATCCGGTTTCAACTGGTAGGATATAAACCATATATTACCACTTTAAAGAAATTGGATGAGTCAGGCTTTAAGGTGTTTTTATCTGAAGAATCCGGCCTTATGGACGGAATTGTTGTTTCAGGTAGTAAGTTTGAAGAGAGGAGAAAAGATATTCCAAGGCAGATTCAGATTATAAACTCTGGTGAAATGCAGTTTGCAAGTCAGGAAACCACTGCAGATGTTCTCCAGAATACGGGAAACGTATTTGTACAAAGGAGCCAGATGGGAGGAGGAAGCCCTGTTATGAGAGGATTTGAAGCAAATAAGGTGTTAATGGTTGTGGATGGTATAAGAATGAATAACGCTGTATATAGAGGAGGTCATTTACAAAATGTAATCACACTTGATAACAGCGTTCTGGAAAGAACAGAGCTGTTGTTCGGACCTGGATCTGTCATTTACGGTAGTGATGCCTTAGGAGGCGTTATGAGTTTCTATACCAAAAGACCTGTTCTGTCAGGAGGCAAAGGCAAAACATTTGTCAGTGCTAATGCCTATTCCAGATATTCATCTGCTAATTCAGAGAAAACAGGACATCTAGATTTAAATATAGGGTTTAATAAAATTGCTTCATTTACAAGTTTTACATATTCTGATTTTGATGATTTAAGGCAAGGTGCAAACAGAAGAGCAGCATACAATGATTTTGGTAAAAGGAACTTTTATGTAGAAAGGATAGGAGGGAAGGATTCAGTTTTATATAATAGTAATTCAAATATTCAAAAGCAGTCAGGTTACAAGCAATATGATTTTTTACAAAAGATATTGTTCTCTCCTTCATCAAGAGTCAAACATACTTTAAATTTTCAATATTCCACTAGCTCGGATATTCCACGTTATGACAGGTTAGCTCAGTTTAGTGGCAAGCCTGCTTATGCAGAATGGTTTTACGGCCCACAAAAAAGATTACTGGCATCTTATCATCTTGATTTAAATGAGAAAACAGTTTTTTATGATAAAGCCAGAATCGTAAATGCTTATCAGGATATAGAAGAAAGCCGTTATGACAGGAGATTTAACAGAGAAGTTAGAAACAGCAGGATAGAAAAACTGAGCATCTATTCTTTAAATATAGATTTGGAAAAGGTTTTAAAGAAGAATGAATTGCGATATGGTTTGGATGTGAATTATAATAAAGTTGGATCTTCTGCATATGGTCAGAATGTAGTCACAGGTATAAGAACTCCACTTGATACAAGATACCCGAGTGGCGGTTCCTTTATGAGAACTATTGCAGGATATCTTACTCACAGCATTGAACTCAATAAAAAACTTATACTTTCTGAAGGTATCAGATACAGTAATGTAGAGTTGAAAGCTAACTTCGGAGAGAAAACTTTTTTCCCTTTCCCTTATTCAGATATCAAACAAACCAATGGAGCTTTAAATGGAAATATCGGACTTGTATTTCTTCCTGAGAAATCATGGAGATTCTCAGTGTTTGGTTCAACAGGATTCCGCTCTCCCAATGTAGATGATCTAAGTAAAGTATTTGAATCTGTTCCCGGTAATGTCATAGTCCCAAATCCACATTTGAAACCTGAGTATACTTACAACGGAGAATTAAGTATAGCAAAATCATTTTTCGATCGAATTCATCTTGAAGGTACAGCTTATTATACCTGGTATACCAATGCTATTACAACTAAATTTGGCAAGTATAACGGTCAGGATTCTATTCTGTATGATGGTAAATTAAGCAGGGTACAAACAAGCGCTAATGCAGGAAAAGCTTATATATATGGTGGAAATATAACATTACATGCAGAGGTTACTAAAAATATAGGGTTAGCCAATACATTTAATTATACCTATGGAAGAATTAAAACGGATTCATTAGATTATCCTCTTGATCATATTCCTCCAGTGTTTGGTAGGAGTTCGGTAAGTGTTAAAGTGAAAAGATTCAGAGGGGAGTTTTTTGTATTGTATAATGGATGGAAAAGATTAAAAAATTATAACTTAGCAGGAGAAGACAATATTGCTCAGGCCACTGCAGACGGAATGCCCTCATGGTATACTCTGAATCTCAGAACAGCCGTTGATGTAAGCAGGTACATTCAGTTACAGGTATCTGTGGAAAACTTACTTGACAGGAATTATAGAATATTTGCTTCCGGAATAAGTGCTCCGGGTAGAAATTTTTTAGTAACACTCAGGGTTAAAGTTTAATGTAAAAAACAAAGATAAAAGAGAATTCCCGTTGAGTCAGCTGAGGGATTTTAAAAGCTGATAAGTGCTTGTATTATAAACCTATCATATTGTCAAGTGAACAATCGACTAATGGTAAGGCCAAGTTATGACGCTTTTAGCGAGCGTAGGGACTTTGGAAAAGTTGATTATAACGTCTAAAAGAAAGGAGGCAATTATATCCTCCTTTTTTGTTTACAGTGGAAGTAATGAATTAATGCTTGAAGCTTTTAATTTTTAGCTTACAACATGATATCATTGAAATTTCTGATCTCTCTCTTAAAATTACTTAGGGAGGACATTATCTCATGTTGGGAAAACCCGTCATATTGTTCCAATGCTTCAAAATCAATATTAGTATCCATCATCACTTCTCTGATACTGATTTGATAGGTTTTGTAAGGGCCATAAATAAACTCCATATCAGATAGCTCATTTTCCTGGCTTATCTTATAAGCAGTGGCAGAAGGCGTACCGTCTTCTTTGAGGAATGCTATTACTTTCCAATAAGCCCCTGGTATTCTTGCATTCTTATAGGCGATATCGTTGTTGGTAAAAAAAGGACCAGTAAATACGGAAACTTTCATCTGATACACTCTGGCATTTTGAAGAATATAATTTTCCAGACCCAGCCATGTGTGTTGGTTAAATACGTCAATCTGTGGGCATGCATTGGTATAATGAAAAGTGTCCAGGTTTGCGGTCGCTGCGTCATCTCCCCATACAGGATCTTCTCTTCTGACCATATGTCCTCTGTCAAACCTGTTGTTTTGGTAAAGCTCGTTTCCAAATTGCTGATTTGTTTCAATTCTGCTATCAAGATACCATTTGTCAGAACGTCCGATTTTCTGCGATTGATTACCATCGATATTAACACCGGTGATCATTGACATTTTACGAGAGCGGGACATAATGATCGAGAAGTGAGTATATTTCAACTCTACATCATCAATATCTTTTAATTTTAACATGTCATTTGCCTTGATTCCTGTTGCTTTGGGAAGATCTATTGTCCAATCTTCAAGGAAGTCAGGATCATATCCTTTTCTCCCTATTAGTTTTTCTGGTTTTGTGTATAGTAACTCTTCAGTTTTAGCTTCAGTACCATTTATAATATCACCAAGTCTTTTCATTTCATTGAAAGAGACTTTGTGTGTAGTTTTTACTTTGAACATAGTTTTAGTTGGTAAGGTGAATTATTATTGGAATGTTAATCTGAATTTTCTTACACTTTATTAACAGGGTGTTGAATATCCTTTCGGTTACTCTGTTGTCGGAATAAAATACTACCTTCAATTATGATAAGTGTTACAAGGACAGTAACTTAAAGGGATGAAGAATGTGTTGCCTCATTTATTTTAGGACGTCATTTATGAAAAGAGAGTATTCCTGCGGAAATAATGCATATTGCTCTCTTTAGTTATAAAACTATTCTCGTCTGCCTGACTTTTCAAAATAATGGTGCAAAGGATCGTTGCCGAATACCTCTAGTTCTGTCGTACCTTCATAACGATTAGGTCCATATTCGTAAACTCTTGTTTTCTTTACAATGCCCTTCAGTTCAGATTGGTCTATGATTTTATCAAAGGATTCTCCTCCGTATATATTTAAAAGGATGCCTTTGCCAGCTTTGCCCTCTATTATAAATTCATCTTCCCCCCTTAGACCATACAGAGTTATTTTATTGGTAAGGTGATTGTCAAATACTCTATTATATAATAGTTTTTTTTCATCATTATCATATACCGAAACTGTTGTAGTGTTTTTTTGCCTTACTATTTTAAAGTTATCTTGTTTATCCGTTCCTGCGATAATGGGTTCTTTCTGAATCAATTTATAAAATTCGATTCCTGTTTTTGAAAGATGATCTCTCCTGTATTTGAGTTTATCAATCGTTGATGGACCTATTTGATTGAATACAGGTTGTGGCCAGTCTTTTAGAGCGTTTTCTATTACAGAGTCAGTAATATGTGTCTGTAGATCCCTGATAAGTAGATTCCATTCTTCTTCTGTAAGTTCGGGGAGTACTAGCCTGTCTAAATACCTGCTGTTTTTTCCCATGCCTTTTATACTTTGAATGTCATAGTCATATGATTGCAGTTTCGAATTGATTGCGACAGCCAGTTTTACAATTAAACCATCATTAAACTGAAAAAAAGCCATGTCTCTGTCTCTTGGAATGGGTTTAAAAGTCATTCCTGAACTATCTTCGAAGAGAGCCCATTTCCATTGATCTGAATGTCTGTCCCAGTCTCCGACCAGCAGATCAAAGAGGCGGCATCTTGCATAAGCTTTTGCATCAATTTTAACACTTTGTTGTTTGAATCTTTTTCTCAGCATATCTTCTGTGGAAATGATATCAGATGCAAATCCGAATTGCTCAGTATTGGCCCATTCTTTATCCGGAAATTCTTCAAGCGTGGCAAGTTTTCCCTTTAGACCATCCAGAAAAGCTTCTGTATCTTTTTCATCCGGAACATATACCAAAATTGGATTTGTATGAAAGATACCTGCGGCATTGGCAAGGCTGGGAATGGCAAGTGGCGCGTAAGGGTTCAAGGCAGATATCTGGTCCTGTACCAATCCTTTTATCGGATGAATCCTCATTAGCTTAGGTAAGATTTTGACGGGGTCTTTATCTATACCTCTCAGAACAAATCTTTTGCCCTCCGCACTTTTTAATCGGATACTAATAGTCTGCATATTTCCACCTGCTTTGGAAAATACAAGTCCCCCGTGAGTATTTTCAAGATCAATGATAGGAACTTCAACCGGCATAGCCCAGATCTTTCTGTAATGTTCTCCAAAGAAAAACTTATAGACATTACCTTTGGAATAGCCTATTCCAGGTGTTGTAATAACTGTCGTATCAAGAGACAAAGGAGCTTTTCCCGATAGCTTTCTGCCAGGATATACCGGATTTTTACTTTCATCGCATCCAACCAGGTACCCGGAGGTTGTTATCAAGGAAAAAATAATCAGTAAAAATATTGTGATTTTTCGCCTCTTCATCTTTGGTTTTATCTAAACAACCTCAAAACCCTTGTCTTTGTTGAAGTTTTAAAGGTGATGATAACAACCTTTGAAATGGCTATGTTATATTTTTGGGTAACTTGATAAATGATATGGGAGTGAAAATTAAATATATAATCTGCTTTTTGTTGGTTGGCTTGACAAGCTTAAGTATGGGAAATGACATAGAAACCAAAGCAGAATTGACAGTAAAAGAGAATACAGGAGGAAATAAAATACCGGAAATCAATTATGTAAGACTTGATGGGAAAAAATATACTAATAAAGATATTCCTCAAAACAAGAAAATAATGATTGTCTATTTTAATCCTTTGTGTGATTTATGCCAGGAGGAAACAACTGAGATTTTGAACAACATTAATTATTTTCAGAATGTTGAAATTTTAATGATAAGTCCCAATAGCCTTGAACAGGTGAAACAATTTCATAATCTGTACAAGCTTGCTCAGTTTCCTCAGATAACTGTACTTCATGATGCAAAGGATGATTTTTATCGTCAATTTGATGCTATCGGGTATCCATCTTTATATCTGTTTGATGAAAAATTAGAGATGATTACCAAATTTGAAGCACAGGTTGGATTTGAAGAGATAAAAAATGCTTTTGAGCAGAATGCTTCAGCAACGAAATAAGTTAAAAGTAGAAAGTTTAAAGTTTTAAACTGAAAATAAAAGTCTCTTTAATATTTAAAGAGACTTTTATTTTTTATACTTTGAGCTTTATACTTTTTACTTTCAACTTTAAAACGTTTCAAGAATTGTATATTCTTTATCTCTGAAAACAAATTTATCTCCTTTCTTTTTACCAGCCATAGCGTGGTAAAGCGGAGTCATAGTGGAAATGGCAATGAAACTGTTTTTTTCTGCTAGTTTGGTTTCTCCCAGGCTGACACTTATAAAATAGTTTTGAAGTTCTGTGTAAACAACAGATCCAAGCCCTATGCTTTCCTGTGGATTAAGGAAAATTCTTTTTAGCAGAGAAAGGCTGTTAATACCTTCCTGCAGCTGTCTGGCATACATATCTCTTGTGATTTGCATAGTCTCCCTGAAACCTTCAAATCTTTCTTCTCCGGAAGCCCCTTCTTCTTCATTGGCACTCTCCTGTGCATCATCCATAGCTTTTTTGGCTGTCTGCACGATGTTGCTTTGCATTTCAATGCACTTGTTAAGCAACTCTTTTTTAAGTTCTATTTTTTTATCAGAGTTCAAATCTATATCTGGAATTGCCCTATTGGAAGTATCAAAATTGTCTTCCAAATGAGGAATGTAGATGTCTGGTTTTCTTGGAATCAAAGGCTCTTTTTTAATTTCCGGCTTAGGAGCTGTTTTTGCAGGCTCCGCTGGAACAGGCGCTTTGACCTCAGTTTTTTTAGTAGTTGATTTAATTGCTGTCTCAACTTTTTTTGCAGGAACTGCAGTTTTGCTTACTACTTTTTTCTCTGCAGACTTTGTAACTTTAACTTCTTTATTAGTATTAGGTTTTGGCGCTTTGCTTTTTGAAACTGCGGTAGCTTTGTTTGCAGGTTTTGTAGTTTTTTTAACTTCCACTTTTTTGTCAGCTGTTTTTTTTGCTGCTGCCTTTGGTGGTACAGTCTTATTAACAACTGCTTTTTTTGCTGTTACGGTTTTTTTAGCCACTGCTTTTAAAACGGTTTTTTTAGCCGCCGTTTTTTTACCAACAGCTTTCACAACAGACTTTTTGGCTACAGCTTTATTCACAGAAGCTTTTTTCGCTACGTTTTTTTTCGCCACAGCTTTCTTTGAAACTACTTTTTTTACTGCTGACTTTTTAGCCGCCTTTTGAGTTGTTTCTTTAGATTTTTTAGCTGCAGGTTTACTGCTTTTTTTTGTTTCTTTTGATTTGGTTTTGGCCATACCTACCTAAAAATTTAAGTTTTACTATAAAAAAGCTGTCCTTTTTTTTCTGTTAATAGATTAAATGGTTCATTATCAATTATAAAAAAACCATCAAGATCATTATAATCTGTCAGGCTGCAAAGGTTCATGGCTGATGAAATACCCAAACTTGTTTCTATCATACAGCCAATCATGGTTTTTAAACCATGTTTTTTTGCATCTTTCAAAAGTCTAATGCCATTAAGATAACCGCCAGATTTCATCAACTTCATGTTTATTCCATGAAACTGTTCAGATAAATTGCTGAAATCGGCTTTGTCAGTTATAGATTCGTCCGCATAAATGTCTAAAGTACTATTTTGCTTAAGATATTTATACTCCTCCTCAAAGTTATACGGAAGAGGTTGTTCCACAAAGACAATATTATCTTTTTTTATTTTTTCAAGAAATTTTATAAGTTCTTCAACATTCTGCCAGCTCTCATTTGCATCAATCATGATTGATTGAGCAGAAAGCTTACGTACCTCTTTTAAAAGGTCGAATCCGTTTTCTGAGTTTATCTTCAACTTAAGATATTTAAATCTCTCTAATTGGTGATGTTTATAAAATGATTGAATTTCACCAATTTGCATTATCGGAAGCGTGTATGCTGTAAAAATGTTCTTGGGTTCGTCTAACCCGAGAAATGAATATACAGGTAAATTTTGTATTTTACTGAGAAAGTGGATGTAAGCTGATTCAATCCCAAATCTCAAAGAATTACAAATTTGTGTGAAATTTAATAAATTTTGTAAATCATCCAAACTTTTAATCGCGGATGCTCCATTTTTTAAGAAAAAATCAAATTGATCTTTAACCAGTTGGGGCGTTTCTCCATATCTTATATTAGGAGCGACTTCTCCTGATCCAGAATGAGGACCATCCGAAATATGTACAAAAAAATTATTCTTGGTAACTGATTCACTTCTGGAAATTTTCCAATTATATTTGAGAATCAGGTGTTTTTCTTCAATTGTCCAGGTAATCACTTGGCCTTCATTTAAAATAAATCAAACTTAATTCTTTTTTGTCATGAAATTTATTTAATCTGCATGGGAATGAATAAATTTATTCACAACTATTCTTAAACCTTACACCACATTTTTCTCTTTATATACATAATTAACTAATGAGGTGTTTCAGAATTTATAATTATTGCTTCGGTATTTTATAGAAAGTCAAAATAATGAAAATTGAAAAAAACAAAGTAGTAGCAGTAGCCTACGATCTTCAGGCAAAAGACCGGGAAGGTAAAGTGGAAGTTTCTGAAAAAGTAAACGCTCAGGAGCCAATGGTTTTCCTTTTCGGTAGCAGTGGATTACCTGAAAAGTTTGAAGAAGAGCTGGATGGTCTTTCAAGTGGATCAGAGTTTAAGTTCGTGATCTCTTCAGACGAAGCTTACGGAGATTTTGAAGAGGAGGCAGTTGTTAACCTTTCCAAAGAAATATTTAAAATCGATGGGGATTTTGATGAATCTAAATTCCAGGTCGGTACTTTTGTGCCTATGTCGGATGCAGATGGTAATTTTCTGAGAGGTAAAGTTTTAGCCGTAAATCAAAACGAGCTAACTATAGATTTTAATCATCCTCTTGCCGGATTGAATCTTGAATTTCAGGGAAAAGTTGTGGAAGTTAGAGATGCTACATCTGAAGAACTTGATCACGGACATGTGCATGGTCCGGGTGGGCATCATCATTAATTTATTCCAAATCATAAAAAAAGCTTTTAAATATAGAATTCTAATATCAGTTACTGCTCAGGTTTCGTTAATTTTTATACTTTTGCAGTACTTCTATGTTTAAAAGCTTTTACTTTTTTATAATACTTGGGAGTTTGTTCATTGCAAATTCCTCATTTGCTCAGGATCCTCAGTTTTCCCAGTATTATAATGCTCCTTTATATTTAAATCCTGCTTTTGCTGGCACTGCTGAAAATACCAGGGCTATTCTAAATTATAGAAATCAATGGCCGGGTACCGGAGCTTCTTTTATTACTTATGCAGCTTCTCTTGATCACAACATTGAATCTTACAGAAGTGGTGTGGGCCTGATGGTGAAAAGAGACAAGCAGGGGAATAATGGTGCGCTAGTTTCTACTGATATTAACCTATTTTATTCCTATGAAGTATGGCTCAGTAGCCGCTGGACTTTCAGGCCTGGAATTCAATTGGGATACACAAACAGGACAATTGACTATGCAAGCTATGTATTCGGTGATCAGCTGGATAACAGTGGTATGACAGGCGGAGCCTCAGCAGATGCCTTTACAGGGTCGAGGCTGAACTTTCTGGATGTCTCCGCAGGTGGCTTATTTTATGATGACCATTTCTGGCTTGGGCTTGCAGGATTTCATCTTAACAGACCCAATCAGTCTGTAACTGGATTACCGGATGTTAAGCTTCCTGTAAAATTTTCTATACATTCCGGATATAAGTTTTTTCTGAAAAAGTGGAATGGAACCAGATACATACCAGAGAGAAGTTTTACCCCAACTTTCAACTATAAATCCCAGGGGGCATTCGATCAGCTTGATCTTGGTGCATATCTGACTTATGATCCTGTAATGTTCGGTCTTTGGTACAGAGGAATTCCTGTTAAAAATTATGCTTCCGGATTACTCAATAACGAGTCTTTTATTCTAATGGCAGGAATTCATTTTAATGGAATAAGCTTCGCTTACAGCTTTGATCTTCCTGTTTCAAAACTTTCCCTGGGTAATAGCTATGGTGCTCATGAGATTTCTCTGATCTATGAATGGGAGATTCCTTATGATAAAAGGAAAATTAAGAAAAGAGGAAGGACAATTCCTTGCCCTAAATTCAGCAAAAGATATCAGAATTATTAGGAACTTATAGAGAATTTAATTGTCTTAAGTTATTAGTCTATTTGTAATCACTTTATTTATCAGAATAAATTAATGTCAGAAAAAGATTCCAGAGAAGAGCTAGAAGAGCTACTGGATATATTGAAGGTGGAGCAGGATGAGGATAGGAAACTATATGATTCAAAGATGCTGAATGCTTCCATCCCTGAGAGACGAGCACAAGGATTAACCTGGTACCCGATAGTAGTAAAGGAATCTTATTATGGTGTAGGTGACAGACTTATTCTTGAGATTGAAAGGCCCTCTTTTAAAGAAATTTCCC
Protein-coding sequences here:
- a CDS encoding TonB-dependent receptor — protein: MIFLKRNINKGLGFAVFFFMINSGINAQKVTITDQISQTPLEGVFISDLQKQFYTTSNSKGQADISQFELSDSIRFQLVGYKPYITTLKKLDESGFKVFLSEESGLMDGIVVSGSKFEERRKDIPRQIQIINSGEMQFASQETTADVLQNTGNVFVQRSQMGGGSPVMRGFEANKVLMVVDGIRMNNAVYRGGHLQNVITLDNSVLERTELLFGPGSVIYGSDALGGVMSFYTKRPVLSGGKGKTFVSANAYSRYSSANSEKTGHLDLNIGFNKIASFTSFTYSDFDDLRQGANRRAAYNDFGKRNFYVERIGGKDSVLYNSNSNIQKQSGYKQYDFLQKILFSPSSRVKHTLNFQYSTSSDIPRYDRLAQFSGKPAYAEWFYGPQKRLLASYHLDLNEKTVFYDKARIVNAYQDIEESRYDRRFNREVRNSRIEKLSIYSLNIDLEKVLKKNELRYGLDVNYNKVGSSAYGQNVVTGIRTPLDTRYPSGGSFMRTIAGYLTHSIELNKKLILSEGIRYSNVELKANFGEKTFFPFPYSDIKQTNGALNGNIGLVFLPEKSWRFSVFGSTGFRSPNVDDLSKVFESVPGNVIVPNPHLKPEYTYNGELSIAKSFFDRIHLEGTAYYTWYTNAITTKFGKYNGQDSILYDGKLSRVQTSANAGKAYIYGGNITLHAEVTKNIGLANTFNYTYGRIKTDSLDYPLDHIPPVFGRSSVSVKVKRFRGEFFVLYNGWKRLKNYNLAGEDNIAQATADGMPSWYTLNLRTAVDVSRYIQLQVSVENLLDRNYRIFASGISAPGRNFLVTLRVKV
- a CDS encoding DNA/RNA non-specific endonuclease, which gives rise to MFKVKTTHKVSFNEMKRLGDIINGTEAKTEELLYTKPEKLIGRKGYDPDFLEDWTIDLPKATGIKANDMLKLKDIDDVELKYTHFSIIMSRSRKMSMITGVNIDGNQSQKIGRSDKWYLDSRIETNQQFGNELYQNNRFDRGHMVRREDPVWGDDAATANLDTFHYTNACPQIDVFNQHTWLGLENYILQNARVYQMKVSVFTGPFFTNNDIAYKNARIPGAYWKVIAFLKEDGTPSATAYKISQENELSDMEFIYGPYKTYQISIREVMMDTNIDFEALEQYDGFSQHEIMSSLSNFKREIRNFNDIML
- a CDS encoding peroxiredoxin family protein, with the translated sequence MGNDIETKAELTVKENTGGNKIPEINYVRLDGKKYTNKDIPQNKKIMIVYFNPLCDLCQEETTEILNNINYFQNVEILMISPNSLEQVKQFHNLYKLAQFPQITVLHDAKDDFYRQFDAIGYPSLYLFDEKLEMITKFEAQVGFEEIKNAFEQNASATK
- a CDS encoding enolase C-terminal domain-like protein, which encodes MDDLQNLLNFTQICNSLRFGIESAYIHFLSKIQNLPVYSFLGLDEPKNIFTAYTLPIMQIGEIQSFYKHHQLERFKYLKLKINSENGFDLLKEVRKLSAQSIMIDANESWQNVEELIKFLEKIKKDNIVFVEQPLPYNFEEEYKYLKQNSTLDIYADESITDKADFSNLSEQFHGINMKLMKSGGYLNGIRLLKDAKKHGLKTMIGCMIETSLGISSAMNLCSLTDYNDLDGFFIIDNEPFNLLTEKKGQLFYSKT
- a CDS encoding FKBP-type peptidyl-prolyl cis-trans isomerase — translated: MKIEKNKVVAVAYDLQAKDREGKVEVSEKVNAQEPMVFLFGSSGLPEKFEEELDGLSSGSEFKFVISSDEAYGDFEEEAVVNLSKEIFKIDGDFDESKFQVGTFVPMSDADGNFLRGKVLAVNQNELTIDFNHPLAGLNLEFQGKVVEVRDATSEELDHGHVHGPGGHHH
- a CDS encoding PorP/SprF family type IX secretion system membrane protein; amino-acid sequence: MFKSFYFFIILGSLFIANSSFAQDPQFSQYYNAPLYLNPAFAGTAENTRAILNYRNQWPGTGASFITYAASLDHNIESYRSGVGLMVKRDKQGNNGALVSTDINLFYSYEVWLSSRWTFRPGIQLGYTNRTIDYASYVFGDQLDNSGMTGGASADAFTGSRLNFLDVSAGGLFYDDHFWLGLAGFHLNRPNQSVTGLPDVKLPVKFSIHSGYKFFLKKWNGTRYIPERSFTPTFNYKSQGAFDQLDLGAYLTYDPVMFGLWYRGIPVKNYASGLLNNESFILMAGIHFNGISFAYSFDLPVSKLSLGNSYGAHEISLIYEWEIPYDKRKIKKRGRTIPCPKFSKRYQNY